The DNA window CTCCAGAAAATCCGAGGGAAAGGTATCCTTACTATCCCGAGGGAGTCTACAGTGTTATGAGCTGGTGGGACTACGGGCACTGGATCACGGCAATAGCTCACAGAATCCCCGTTGCCAACCCTTTCCAGCAAGGAATAGGGAACAAGTACAACAACGTTCCCGGAGCAGCACCTTTCTTCACAGCTCTAAACGAAAGCTACGCAAATAGCATAGCGGAAAAGCTTGATGTTAAATATGTCGTGAGCGATGTGGAAATGGCTACCGGAAAGTTTTACGCCATGGCAGTTTGGGCTGAGGGGACTCTCGAAAAAGGGTGGAGAACTTATTACGCCGGAACTGGCATAATCTACCACGATCTGAGAGGAAACATAGGCATCTCCCTCTCCCCAAGACTTCCTCCGGGAGTGACTCCTATGGGAACTATAAGCGTTCCGAACGAAAACTACTACAAGACTATGGAAGCCAAGTTCCACATCTTCGACGGAATCGGATTAAAGCACTACAGAATGGTATACGAAAGCGAATCTTCAGCCGGAACTTTTCCCGGGATTCAAGAACTTTTCTATCGAAAAAGATTCAACAGCATCTACTCTAAGAGCTTCGGCTTCAAAGTGAATGAAACGTCCACGGGCTACGTCAAAGTTTTCGAATACGTGAAAGGTGCAATTGTGAAAGGAAAAGCTTCTGGAGACTACGTTGTTGCTAAAGTGAAAATAAAAACGAATCAAGGGAGAGTTTTCGAGTACGTTCAGAGAGTTAAAGTTGAAAACGGAGAATACGAGCTCGTATTACCTTACGCTCAGGAAACAAAATATCCGGTGAAGCCGATAGAAGATTACAGAATAGAAAGCGGAGGTGTCGTGAAAACGCTGAAGCTGAGCGATGAGGAGTTGGAGAAGGGAGAGGTAATCCAGCTCGATCTGATTTAGAGTAGTAAAGTATAATTAAGCTTTACGACAACTAACTTTTCGAATGGAAAACGTTCATCTGAATCTTGCGAGAAAACTCGTGGATCTTTTGAAAAGAAAGTTCCGTGAAAGACTAATCTCTGTGGCTGTATTTGGATCTGTGGCAAGGGGAGAAGCGAGAAAGGACAGCGACATAGACGTTTTGGTAGTAATCGAAAATCCTCCTAAAAGTAGAATTAGGAGGCAGCTCGAATTTGCAGAAGCCGAAAAGGATTTGGAAAATCTAAAAGATGAGCTGATCGACAAAGGTTATTTCATCGACTTCTCGCCGTTAATTCTTTCTCCGGAAGAGGTGAAAAATCATCCGCCAATTCTTCTCGACATGGTCGAGGATGCTATAATCCTTTACGACAAGAACGATTTTCTCAGAAAAACCCTTGAAAATTTAAAGGAGAAACTTCGAAAGCTCGGAGCAAAAAGGGTGAGAATTGGCAAAAGATGGTACTGGATCCTAAAGCCGGACTACAAGTTCGGAGAGGTGATAGAGATTTGAACAGTCTTTCGATGGCTAAAGCTTACATTAGACAGGCTGAGGAAAGGAAGAAACACGCTGAAGAAGCTTTCGAAAGCGGGAATTACCCTTACGTAATAAGGCAGTGTCAAGAAGCGGTTGAGCTGTCTTTGAAAGCGGCTCTGAGGATTGTAGGGATAGAGCCGCCCAAACTTCACGATGTCGGTCCAATACTCAGAAAAAACAAGGATTTGTTTCCCGAATGGTTTAGAGAGAATGTTGATAAAATGGCGTCTATTTCGAGAACTTTGAGAAGGGAAAGGGAAACGAGCATGTACGGAGATGAAGAATTGTCTTTACCTCCGGAAGAAATTTACTCTAAAGAGGATGCTAAAATGGCTTTGGAAGGTTGCAACTTCGTCCTAAAAAATTGTAAAAAACTCTTGGAAGAATTCATTCAAAATACTTCTTCGCAAAATCCTTAACGCTCTCGACAACTCTATCAATTCTCTCTAAAGCAGTGCCGAGATAATTTTCCGGCTTTATCAATTCCTCTATTTCCTCCTCGCTGAAAAACCTCCTTATCGTCTCGTCTTCGAGTAAAACCTCTTTGAGATGCTTGTCCTCTTCGTAAGCTTTCATCGATAGTTTTCTCAGCAACTCGTGGGCTTGCTGTCTGCTCATACCCTTCTTAGTCAGGGCAATCATCACTGCTTCGCTCATGTTCAAGCCACGCTGCCTCTCCAAATTTTCCCTCACAGCTTTCTCATCAATTCCCAGTTCTTCTACAACTTTGATAGTCTTTGTGAGAATGTGATCGAGAAGAACTGTGGCTTCGACCAGAATAATTCTCTCCGCTGACGAGTTCGTTAGATCCCTCTCTTCCCAGAGGATGGAACTCTGATATTGCGGCTCGACGAAGCCTCTTATAACCCTCGCCAATCCGCAGATTTGCTCGCTGTCTATCGGATTTCTTTTGTGGGGCATAGTAGAGCTTCCCACTTGCTTTTCCTTCTCGAACCTTTCGAAGACTTCAGCAGTTTCGGCTCTCTGCAGAAGTCTTATGTTCGTAGCTATTTTTTCGAGAGTTGCCGCAACGATGGCTAAAAAGCTGACGTATTCGCAGTAAATGTCCCTCGGAATTACCTGGCTGCTTATCTCAGCTGGTTTTAGATTGAGGAGTCTCATAACTTCTTCTTCAATTTTAAGCCCTTCCTTTCCGAAAGCGGCTTGCGTTCCGACAGCTCCGCTCATCTGCCCGACTAAAATTCTCTTCTTCATCTCTTCCAGCCTCTCTAAATGCCTCTTTACTTCGCTCGCCCACAGAGCGAATCTGAAGCCGTAGGTTGTTGGCAAAGCAGCCTGCCCGTGGGTTCTTCCCAAACAAACGAGGTCTCTATACTTCTCAGCTTTTTCCGCAAGCTTCAAAGCGAGTTTCGCAAGTTTAATCTCAAGTATTTTTATCGAATCTCTCAGCTGGGTTGCTACAGCCGTATCTATTATGTCGTTGGAAGTCGCTCCGAAGTGAATCCACCTGTCGTCTTCAGCCACCTCCGCTATAGCTCTAACCAAAGCCATAACGTCGTGCTTTATCTCAGCCTCGATCTCCTTCACTCTCTCAGGAGTTATTTTCCTCGCTTTTTCTGCAGTTCTCCTCACAGAATCTTCGCTTAAGTAACCAAGTTTGGCGAGGGCTTTAAGAAGAGCGATCTCAACCCTTATCATCCTCTTTATTCTGCTTTCCTCGCTCCAGATTCTCTTCATTTCTTCCGTTCCGTATCTGTAATCTATCGGATGAACTATCATCTGAGAGAAAACGTTAACGAGAATTTAAAATGTTTAGGTTAAGCATCAAAAATTCCTCAGTGAAAATCAAGAGCGATAAACTCTGACACGCTTTCGAAATGCTTCTTGAAGGTGAAAGTTTTATATACCCTCCAGCAATTAGCTCAAGAAAGGGAGGTGGATAGAATGGCAAGGGAGAAGGAGCACATTAACGTGGCTATGATCGGACACGTCGACCACGGTAAGTCGACGTTAATTGGAAGGCTGCTTTACGATGCTGGAGAAATTCCGGAGCACCTGATCGAAAAATACAGAAAGGAGGCTCAGGAGAAAGGTAAAGCAACTTTCGAGTTCGCTTGGGTAATGGACAAGCTGAAGGAGGAGAGGGAAAGAGGTATTACGATCGACGTAGCTCACAGAAAGTTCGAGACCGACAAGTACATTGTTACGATCGTCGACTGCCCCGGGCACAGGGACTTCATAAAGAACATGATCACCGGAGCTTCCCAAGCTGACGCTGCCATCCTCGTCGTTGACGTCGTAGACTGCGTACAGGCTCAGACTAAGGAGCACGTATTCCTTGCGAGAACTCTCGGAATTAACCAGCTGATAGTGGCTATCAACAAGATGGACAGGGTAAACTACGATCAGAAGGCTTTCGAGAAGTGTAAGGAGGCTGTTGCTAAGCTGATAAAGCTTGTAGGTTACAAGCCGGAAGAAGTGCCTTTCATTCCGGTCTCAGCCTACTACGGAGACAACGTTTTCAAGAAGAGCGACAAAATGCCGTGGTACAACGGTCCGACCATAAGAGAGGCTTTGGACTTGCTGAAGCCACCGGAGAAGCTGATCGACAAGCCGCTGAGAATTCCGATTCAGGATGTCTACTCAATCAGCGGTGTCGGAACAGTGCCGGTGGGAAGAGTTGAGAGCGGAGTGCTCAGAGTTGGAGACAAGGTAATCTTCGAACCGCCGGGCGTTGTAGGAGAAGTTAAGAGCATTGAAATGCACCACGAGCCAATCAAGGAGGCTTATCCTGGAGACAACATCGGATTCAACGTGAGAGGAGTCAGCAAGAACGACATAAGGAGAGGAGATGTCGCTGGACATCCGGACAACCCGCCGACTGTGGCAAGAGACTTCACAGCTCAGATCGTAGTCTTGCAGCATCCAACGGCAATAACAGTCGGATACACTCCAGTCGTTCACGCCCACACAGCTCAAGTGGCTTGCAGATTCGTAGAGTTGCAGAAGAAGATCGATCCGAGGACTGGAGCTGTAAAGGAGGAGAACCCGCAGTTCCTCAAGACTGGAGACGCTGCGGTTGTCAAACTTGAGCCAACGAGACCGATGGTAATAGAGAGAGTGAAGGACATCCCACCGCTCGGCAGGTTTGCTGTGAGAGACATGGGAATGACTGTGGCAGCGGGAATGGTTCTCGACGTAACTCCGAGGAAGTAATTCCCTTAATTTTTATTTTGTTTGGGTGTTTGATATGGCTATTAAAGGCTACAAAGCAAGAATCAGACTTTCGGGTTTGAATCCTAAGGATCTCGACAGAATATGCAGGCAGA is part of the Ferroglobus placidus DSM 10642 genome and encodes:
- a CDS encoding HEPN domain-containing protein, coding for MNSLSMAKAYIRQAEERKKHAEEAFESGNYPYVIRQCQEAVELSLKAALRIVGIEPPKLHDVGPILRKNKDLFPEWFRENVDKMASISRTLRRERETSMYGDEELSLPPEEIYSKEDAKMALEGCNFVLKNCKKLLEEFIQNTSSQNP
- the purB gene encoding adenylosuccinate lyase, which translates into the protein MIVHPIDYRYGTEEMKRIWSEESRIKRMIRVEIALLKALAKLGYLSEDSVRRTAEKARKITPERVKEIEAEIKHDVMALVRAIAEVAEDDRWIHFGATSNDIIDTAVATQLRDSIKILEIKLAKLALKLAEKAEKYRDLVCLGRTHGQAALPTTYGFRFALWASEVKRHLERLEEMKKRILVGQMSGAVGTQAAFGKEGLKIEEEVMRLLNLKPAEISSQVIPRDIYCEYVSFLAIVAATLEKIATNIRLLQRAETAEVFERFEKEKQVGSSTMPHKRNPIDSEQICGLARVIRGFVEPQYQSSILWEERDLTNSSAERIILVEATVLLDHILTKTIKVVEELGIDEKAVRENLERQRGLNMSEAVMIALTKKGMSRQQAHELLRKLSMKAYEEDKHLKEVLLEDETIRRFFSEEEIEELIKPENYLGTALERIDRVVESVKDFAKKYFE
- the tuf gene encoding translation elongation factor EF-1 subunit alpha, translated to MAREKEHINVAMIGHVDHGKSTLIGRLLYDAGEIPEHLIEKYRKEAQEKGKATFEFAWVMDKLKEERERGITIDVAHRKFETDKYIVTIVDCPGHRDFIKNMITGASQADAAILVVDVVDCVQAQTKEHVFLARTLGINQLIVAINKMDRVNYDQKAFEKCKEAVAKLIKLVGYKPEEVPFIPVSAYYGDNVFKKSDKMPWYNGPTIREALDLLKPPEKLIDKPLRIPIQDVYSISGVGTVPVGRVESGVLRVGDKVIFEPPGVVGEVKSIEMHHEPIKEAYPGDNIGFNVRGVSKNDIRRGDVAGHPDNPPTVARDFTAQIVVLQHPTAITVGYTPVVHAHTAQVACRFVELQKKIDPRTGAVKEENPQFLKTGDAAVVKLEPTRPMVIERVKDIPPLGRFAVRDMGMTVAAGMVLDVTPRK